A genomic window from Scatophagus argus isolate fScaArg1 chromosome 17, fScaArg1.pri, whole genome shotgun sequence includes:
- the LOC124074258 gene encoding zinc fingers and homeoboxes protein 2-like — MSSRRKSSTPCMVRVISDLPEEQDDPEEVMDMETLASNDVTEKERSDSSGSAEKSQDARQEDPENPDQQTFPKPVESQNPEPSEQEEQAAKADQPPVIEDAEAREEKDREEVESDPASQKKQPRGYECKYCPFSTQNLSDFKEHVDSSHPNVILNPLYLCAVCNFNTKKFDSLTEHNESQHPGETNFKFKRIKMNNQTILEQTIEGKDNSVECEVTNEQGEGNSSSGFPPCVATTVKTPDSIQSLFQGSELKSQLDGLIQKDQITAVNINGTVIIPEPTILQGLSHVTPMLQRPPNFNSVPKIAVPLNTTKYNPSLDDNLTLITSFNKFPYPTHAELSWLTAASKHPEEQIKVWFTTQRLKQGITWSPEEVEEARKKMFNGSIPPAHHTFTVLPTSPVSQPSAKSSQQPLVHTTVRHPSHVRTTSSNGLSVVATTNSNTGLASGSSLSLKRTHPTTVFGPESKRPIMAVAPHSGDPKDKVLMAPPPPPPPQKDRLPMAPPPVPTEMKRPVAVPLATAEMKRSSATVPLMPPPSSSSPSSSSKGKILSTLGNLKTKPVVSLPSIVFPESLTRPMIAPPPICAPPFKNSFLIPLTSTITSKEKHLNTHAMPAADLKLPNSPPLITPQIRRPTIIQSIRAPAKAPSQIPGFPLDSKKLKEQQGVDLKASYPRGEKVPTPLAEANGTSRTDGKWPHDQTSLAHNNGAIHLDGGELPAAPKIDIQQKSSVLTQFPLLERMKGKTAEQLKILEENFLRNSFPTQSDVDNLAGTTRLSPQEIDSWFAERRALRDNLEQALLNSMGAKRMGAGGNAAVNKKGQHQQQQQHQTLQLNGIHKPNTGVGHLKGPLPPSPSVPIIAPGAIAPSIANPNSCSVPPDSRSLALLKDDFAQTRWPSPEEFSQVEGRTGLARTELARWFNDSRLQSGNMDLTELFSNNGVNGGQGPPVCSPENAPPSIIRHCQEGALTNNNNNSKVLEVELGWLMEQRANSLSIQQHDELQDRFAGRLRQQNAAELKNGGQNGGVAGGVRDVFGSWLQDGHSRRGRELLLDRDRKMAEDASGRLTG; from the exons ATGTCCAGTCGCAGAAAGTCCTCCACACCCTGCATGGTTCGGGTCATCAGCGACCTGCCTGAAGAGCAAGATGACCCTGAGGAAGTAATGGACATGGAAACACTGGCAAGCAatgatgtgacagaaaaagaacGGTCAGACTCATCTGGATCTGCAGAAAAGAGTCAAGACGCTCGGCAGGAGGATCCAGAGAATCCAGACCAGCAGACGTTTCCAAAACCAGTGGAAAGCCAGAATCCTGAGCCATCAGAACAAGAGGAGCAAGCGGCTAAAGCAGACCAACCCCCTGTCATTGAAGATGCGGAAGCCAGAGAGGAGAAGGATAGGGAAGAGGTTGAATCTGACCCAGCGTCTCAGAAAAAGCAGCCCAGAGGCTACGAGTGCAAATACTGTCCGTTTTCAACGCAGAACCTGAGTGACTTTAAAGAGCATGTGGACTCCAGCCATCCCAACGTCATTCTCAACCCGCTGTACCTCTGTGCTGTCTGCAACTTCAACACCAAGAAGTTTGACTCACTCACAGAGCACAATGAGAGCCAGCACCCGGGCGAGACAAACTTCAAGTTCAAGAGGATAAAAATGAACAATCAGACTATCTTAGAGCAGACAATCGAAGGCAAGGACAATTCAGTTGAATGCGAAGTGACAAATGAACAGGGTGAAGGCAACAGCAGTTCTGGGTTTCCACCATGTGTAGCAACCACGGTGAAAACCCCAGACAGTATCCAGTCGCTCTTCCAAGGGAGCGAGCTGAAAAGCCAGCTAGACGGCCTGATCCAGAAGGATCAAATCACAGCAGTGAACATCAATGGAACAGTCATCATCCCTGAACCCACCATCCTCCAAGGGCTCTCCCATGTCACCCCTATGCTCCAGCGCCCGCCCAACTTTAACTCTGTACCAAAAATAGCTGTTCCCTTGAACACCACCAAATATAACCCTTCTTTAGATGACAACTTGACGTTGATCACCTCCTTTAACAAGTTTCCTTACCCAACACATGCAgagctgtcatggctgacagcTGCCTCCAAGCACCCAGAGGAACAGATCAAAGTCTGGTTCACCACCCAGCGGCTGAAGCAAGGCATAACCTGGTCCccagaggaggtggaagaagcCAGGAAAAAGATGTTCAATGGCTCCATCCCTCCCGCTCACCATACGTTCACCGTCCTGCCTACGAGCCCGGTCTCTCAGCCATCTGCCAAATCCTCCCAGCAGCCTCTTGTCCACACAACAGTAAGACATCCAAGTCATGTACGGACAACCTCGTCCAATGGGTTAAGTGTAGTCGCCACCACAAACTCAAACACTGGACTTGCCAGTGGCTCCAGCCTTTCTCTTAAACGAACACACCCGACTACAGTGTTTGGCCCCGAGTCTAAGCGGCCCATAATGGCAGTTGCCCCCCATTCTGGTGACCCTAAAGACAAGGTCCTCAtggctcctcctccaccacctcctccccagAAAGACCGTCTCCCAATGGCTCCACCTCCTGTTCCCACAGAGATGAAGAGACCTGTAGCAGTTCCCCTGGCCACTGCAGAGATGAAGAGGTCATCCGCTACTGTGCCTTTAAtgccaccaccatcatcatcttcaccaTCGTCGTCGTCCAAAGGGAAGATCCTCTCAACGTTAGGAAACCTGAAGACAAAGCCGGTGGTGTCGTTGCCCTCCATAGTCTTTCCAGAGTCTTTAACAAGACCAATGATAGCTCCCCCACCAATCTGTGCCCCACCATTCAAAAACTCGTTTCTTATTCCTCTGACTTCGACCATCACCTCCAAAGAAAAGCACCTGAACACCCATGCAATGCCGGCAGCTGATCTCAAGCTGCCAAATTCCCCTCCACTTATTACCCCGCAGATAAGAAGGCCAACCATCATCCAGTCCATTCGCGCTCCGGCCAAAGCCCCGTCACAGATTCCAGGGTTTCCCTTGGACAGCAAGAAGCTAAAAGAGCAGCAAGGAGTGGACCTAAAAGCCAGCTACCCCAGAGGAGAGAAGGTACCCACTCCTCTGGCTGAGGCCAATGGAACATCTCGTACAGATGGCAAATGGCCCCACGATCAGACCTCTCTTGCTCACAACAATGGAGCCATACATTTGGATGGTGGTGAGCTTCCAGCAGCGCCGAAAATAGACATTCAGCAAAAGTCCTCTGTGCTGACCCAATTCCCTTTGCTGGAGAGGATGAAAGGAAAGACAGCTGAACAGCTAAAGATTTTAGAGGAGAACTTCTTGAGGAACAGTTTTCCAACACAAAGCGATGTGGACAATCTAGCAGGCACTACCCGCCTGTCTCCCCAGGAAATCGACAGTTGGTTTGCGGAGCGCCGTGCACTACGGGACAACTTGGAACAAGCCCTTCTCAACTCCATGGGCGCCAAGAGGATGGGAGCTGGTGGCAACGCTGCCGTCAACAAGAAAggacaacatcagcagcaacagcaacaccaAACTCTACAGCTGAATGGGATTCACAAGCCAAACACTGGCGTGGGCCACCTTAAAGGCCCTCTTCCACCCTCACCCAGCGTGCCCATCATTGCTCCTGGAGCCATCGCCCCCTCTATCGCCAACCCGAATTCCTGCTCAGTGCCTCCAGACAGCCGATCCCTGGCGCTCCTCAAGGACGATTTTGCTCAAACGCGGTGGCCTTCCCCTGAGGAGTTCAGCCAGGTGGAGGGTCGGACGGGACTGGCTCGCACCGAACTCGCCCGCTGGTTCAATGACAGCCGGTTGCAGAGCGGCAACATGGACCTGACGGAACTTTTTTCCAACAATGGAGTAAATGGAGGGCAGGGGCCACCTGTGTGCTCTCCAGAAAACGCTCCCCCCAGCATCATTCGGCATTGTCAGGAAGGAGCcctaacaaacaacaacaacaacagtaaggTGTTGGAGGTTGAGCTGGGCTGGCTAATGGAGCAGCGGGCTAACAGCCTCAGCATTCAACAGCACGATGAGCTCCAAGACCGGTTTGCTGGCAG ATTGAGGCAGCAGAACGCCGCCGAGCTGAAGAACGGAGGACAGAACGGCGGAGTCGCGGGGGGAGTGCGGGACGTGTTCGGGAGCTGGCTGCAGGACGGACACTCGAGGAGAGGACGGGAGCTGCTCCTGGACAGGGACAGGAAGATGGCGGAGGACGCGTCTGGGAGGCTGACTGGATAA